One Monomorium pharaonis isolate MP-MQ-018 chromosome 4, ASM1337386v2, whole genome shotgun sequence DNA segment encodes these proteins:
- the LOC105828844 gene encoding ubiquitin carboxyl-terminal hydrolase 47 isoform X1: protein MVCKAGEKNPVKVCDVQFNMPSEANHKLCTSKFSLYVTTCVKELYSYVEEYYHMRPDSFKLLLFTPHQTYDLSNSKDKTMEQIGVDFSVDPSLPETKNTLYVVDPAEPFVIDLRSLKNLDYNLPTFNLTGASPSLQPRWTEENVREDIREDVRDGREEVNFKSFIKTETSYVGLVNQAMTCYLNSLLQALYMTPEFRNALYNWEYVDGSEKDEALSIPYQLQKLFLNLQTSTRSAVETTSLTKSFGWDSTEAWQQHDIQELCRVMFDALEQKFKNTEQADLINRLYEGKMIDYVKCLECGTEKSREDTFLDIPLPVRPFGSNVAYNSVEEAIRAFVQYETLEGANQYHCEKCNKKCDAHKGLKFTKFPYLLTLHLKRFDFDYKTFHRIKLNDKVTFPDILNLNSFISSTSQESPSGEEDIGLGIKCDDSSTTDSGTLDDDCAPCDNSLSNSNHSASHDQDDDEGIDMSNGPSTSNCTTHNHENEKNRGTYMLGKGPYMYELFSIMIHSGSASGGHYYAYIKDFRTQEWLCFNDQSVTQITYDDIQKTYGGGPSRAYYSGAYSSSTNAYMLMYRQIDRTRNTLPMQTQDFPRHIQELLKKMKESEDNDKKNREKQMSIPRLKVYCHHPVEGKLMNVKLYVMPDITWAEATEKAYKKFGLENVVSLDQCRLVSYEHNTDLIECSYDDREHEPVGYIWRLSRRFDLLLEIRRKDQKFETYLPGGVATKVFVIDVAREEIIDGPIDIRGLLSQSVKEYKQTVGKIVNMDPKQMKVMLQKFPETRPVENDDSDLQTEGFYNANKVFISTMYDIDNNKPFQESTVHRIIESFRYVFFLHVQLPDTSKETLEELNIPLLDDKYEENEKPVTGPSKLGSIDSYWDAKYSETLKGTRGNDDVTTRNISPQLGEVEEWNTPEQSNSEDSSLSDSDKTLVGDAPDDIEIEVESWQYNHRRNFRDRRKNKISRQFEIENWDVDDESDYYFRATPYADSTQQKLLKVLVDKRMRLSTLKKDLEPFVGVPVEYFKVFRQSNSGESECSCLTEQLNSYDDGERLNVKLGRALRNGEFKVKLYQLLINSIEPYKFLCEWIVSKDMTVGHAKKEILAEIKRKYDVDIPYEKCRLRKKYCKTASKVFLNEQKFEDLRFHSQFEMIVQELPDKETVTDTNQIVLFVRRWLPAKLILGQFQEIVMDNRTVEELKKKLSSISDIPEEHIDIAKGKGIFPCDNSVLRIQNEHDWNEHHDSLSFNFEDGAVFLYRDNREKPKHLNPDEVMEIALKENSRLTPLSTTSSYSPRRERALKIYLDTE from the exons ATGGTTTGCAAAGCTGGTGAAAAGAATCCAGTGAAAGTATGTGATGTTCAATTTAATATGCCTTCCGAGGCTAATCATAAACTTTGCACTAGCAAATTTTCCTTATATGTAACTACATGCGTAAAAGAACTCTACAGCTATGTTGAAGAATATTATCACATGCGACCAGACAGCTTTAAGTTGCTTCTATTTACGCCACACCAAAcg tACGATTTATCTAATTCGAAAGACAAAACGATGGAACAGATTGGAGTGGATTTCTCAGTTGATCCGAGTCTACCTGAAACGAAAAATACTCTATATGTCGTTGATCCAGCAGAGCCCTTTGTTATTGATTTAAGATCATTGAAGAACCTGGATTACAATTTGCCAACGTTTAATCTCACAGGTGCCTCACCGTCCCTTCAGCCAAGATGGACTGAAGAAAATGTTAGAGAAGACATTAGGGAAGACGTTAGGGATGGTAGAGAAGAAGTTaatttcaaaagttttattaaaactgaaaCAA gCTACGTTGGTTTAGTCAATCAAGCAATGACTTGTTACTTGAACAGTCTTCTCCAAGCTTTATACATGACACCAGAATTTCGTAATGCACTATACAATTGGGAATATGTGGATGGTTCAGAGAAGGATGAAGCTCTAAGCATACCATATCaattacagaaattatttctcaatttaCAG ACATCTACAAGATCTGCAGTAGAAACTACATCTTTAACGAAAAGCTTTGGATGGGATTCTACCGAAGCATGGCAACAGCATGATATTCAAGAGCTTTGTAGAGTGATGTTTGATGCATTggaacaaaaattcaaaaatacgGAACAAGCAGATCTAATCAATAGACTTTATGAAG GAAAAATGATCGATTACGTTAAATGTCTTGAGTGTGGGACAGAGAAATCAAGAGAAGATACATTTCTTGATATCCCCTTACCTGTTAGACCATTTGGAAGCAATGTTGCATATAACAGTGTG GAAGAAGCAATTAGAGCATTTGTTCAATATGAAACATTGGAAGGAGCTAATCAGTATCATTgtgaaaaatgcaataaaaaatgtgatgcACATAAAGGATTAAAGTTTACGAAATTTCCATATCTATTAACATTACATCTGAAACGGTTTGACTTCGATTATAAGACTTTCCACAGAATCAAGCTTAACGAtaa AGTCACGTTCCCagacatattaaatttgaactCTTTTATCTCGTCCACGAGTCAAGAATCTCCAAGTGGTGAAGAAGACATTGGCTTAGGTATCAAATGCGATGACAGTTCCACAACAGACAGTGGTACATTAGATGATGATTGTGCGCCGTGCGACAACAGCCTTTCCAACAGTAATCATTCAGCCAGTCATGATCAAGATGATGATGaag GTATTGATATGAGCAACGGACCGTCGACATCGAATTGTACGACGCATAATCATGAAAACGAAAAGAATCGCGGTACTTATATGTTGGGAAAAGGCCCGTACATGtatgaattattttcaattatgatTCATAGCGGCAGTGCGAGCGGAGGTCATTATTATGcctatataaaagattttaggACTCAAGAATGGTTATGTTTTAATGACCAAAGTGTAACTCaa ATAACTTACGACGATATCCAGAAAACATATGGCGGTGGACCTTCGAGGGCGTATTATAGCGGTGCATATAGCAGCAGTACGAATGCTTATATGCTCATGTATAGGCAAATTGATCGTACTCGTAATACTCTACCTATGCAAACTCAAGATTTTCCACGACATATTCAG gagttattgaaaaaaatgaaggaAAGTGAAgataatgacaaaaaaaatcgTGAAAAGCAAATGTCTATACCTAGATTGAAAGTGTACTGTCATCATCCAGTAGAAGGAAAATTGATGAATGtcaaattatatgttatgCCTGATATTACATGGGCTGAAGCAACAGAGAAAGCATATAAGAAATTTGGTCTTGAAAATGTAGTGAGTCTGGATCAATGTCGTTTAGTTAGTTATGAACATAATACTGATTTAATAGAATGTAGTTACGATGATCGAGAGCATGAACCTGTTGGGTATATATGGCGTCTTTCACGTCGATTTGATTTATTGTTAGAAATTCGTCGCAAAGATCAAAAGTTTGAGACGTATTTACCAGGTG GAGTTGCAACCAAAGTATTTGTCATAGACGTAGCCCGAGAAGAAATAATTGATGGTCCGATCGATATCAGAGGTTTATTGTCACAAAGTGtcaaagaatataaacaaACCGTaggaaaaattgttaatatggATCCTAAACAAATGAAAgtaatgttacaaaaatttccGGAAACCAGGCCAGTAGAAAATGATGATAGTGATCTTCAGACTGAAGGATTTTATAACGCGAATAAAGTATTCATATCAACGATGTAtgatatagataataataaacctTTTCAAGAATCAACGGTACACAGAATAATAGAGAGTTTTAgatatgttttctttttacatgttCAGTTACCAGATACCAGTAAAg AAACATtggaagaattaaatattccaTTGTTAGATGATAAATATGAGGAAAACGAAAAGCCTGTTACTGGTCCATCTAAACTTGGCTCTATTGACTCATATTGGGACGCTAAATACAGTGAAACATTGAAAGGTACACGAGGTAACGATGATGTCACCACACGAAATATAAGTCCTCAGTTAGGGGAGGTTGAGGAATGGAATACTCCAGAACAGAGTAACAGTGAAGATAGTAGCCTTAGCGATAGTGATAAGACGTTGGTTGGTGATGCACCGGATGATATCGAAATTGAAGTAGAATCGTGGCAGTACAATCATAGGCGAAACTTTAGAGATAggcgaaaaaataaaatttcaaggcaattcgaaatagaaaattgggATGTTGATGACGAgtctgattattattttagagcTACACCATATGCAGATAGTACTCAACAAAAAC taCTTAAAGTATTAGTGGATAAAAGAATGAGATTGAGCACTTTGAAGAAAGATTTAGAACCATTTGTAGGTGTACCTGTGgagtattttaaagtttttcgtCAATCAAATTCTGGTGAATCAGAATGCAGTTGTTTGACAGAGCAGCTTAATTCATATGATGATGGTGAGAGACTTAATGTAAAACTCGGGCGAGCCTTGCGTAATGGagaatttaaagtaaaattgtatCAGCTACTGATTAACTCTATAGAG cCTTATAAATTCTTATGTGAATGGATTGTCTCGAAAGATATGACGGTTGGGCATGCGAAAAAAGAGATATTGGcagaaataaagagaaaatatgatGTAGATATACCATATGAAAAATGCCGGcttaggaaaaaatattgtaagacAGCCTCGAAAGTATTTCTGAATGAACAGAAGTTTGAGGATCTCCGATTTCATTCACAATTTGAAATGATTGTTCAAGAGCTACCAGATAAAGAGACGGTCACAGACACTAATCAGATTGTCCTGTTCGTCAGAAGGTGGCTGCCAGCAAAATTGATATTGGGacaatttcaagaaattgtCATGGATAATAGAACCGTCGAAGAACTGAAAAAGAAA ctttcCTCAATATCAGATATTCCGGAAGAGCACATAGATATAGCAAAGGGGAAAGGTATTTTTCCATGTGACAATT
- the LOC105828844 gene encoding ubiquitin carboxyl-terminal hydrolase 47 isoform X2, whose translation MLEKTLGKTLGMVEKKLISKVLLKLKQVCCYVGLVNQAMTCYLNSLLQALYMTPEFRNALYNWEYVDGSEKDEALSIPYQLQKLFLNLQTSTRSAVETTSLTKSFGWDSTEAWQQHDIQELCRVMFDALEQKFKNTEQADLINRLYEGKMIDYVKCLECGTEKSREDTFLDIPLPVRPFGSNVAYNSVEEAIRAFVQYETLEGANQYHCEKCNKKCDAHKGLKFTKFPYLLTLHLKRFDFDYKTFHRIKLNDKVTFPDILNLNSFISSTSQESPSGEEDIGLGIKCDDSSTTDSGTLDDDCAPCDNSLSNSNHSASHDQDDDEGIDMSNGPSTSNCTTHNHENEKNRGTYMLGKGPYMYELFSIMIHSGSASGGHYYAYIKDFRTQEWLCFNDQSVTQITYDDIQKTYGGGPSRAYYSGAYSSSTNAYMLMYRQIDRTRNTLPMQTQDFPRHIQELLKKMKESEDNDKKNREKQMSIPRLKVYCHHPVEGKLMNVKLYVMPDITWAEATEKAYKKFGLENVVSLDQCRLVSYEHNTDLIECSYDDREHEPVGYIWRLSRRFDLLLEIRRKDQKFETYLPGGVATKVFVIDVAREEIIDGPIDIRGLLSQSVKEYKQTVGKIVNMDPKQMKVMLQKFPETRPVENDDSDLQTEGFYNANKVFISTMYDIDNNKPFQESTVHRIIESFRYVFFLHVQLPDTSKETLEELNIPLLDDKYEENEKPVTGPSKLGSIDSYWDAKYSETLKGTRGNDDVTTRNISPQLGEVEEWNTPEQSNSEDSSLSDSDKTLVGDAPDDIEIEVESWQYNHRRNFRDRRKNKISRQFEIENWDVDDESDYYFRATPYADSTQQKLLKVLVDKRMRLSTLKKDLEPFVGVPVEYFKVFRQSNSGESECSCLTEQLNSYDDGERLNVKLGRALRNGEFKVKLYQLLINSIEPYKFLCEWIVSKDMTVGHAKKEILAEIKRKYDVDIPYEKCRLRKKYCKTASKVFLNEQKFEDLRFHSQFEMIVQELPDKETVTDTNQIVLFVRRWLPAKLILGQFQEIVMDNRTVEELKKKLSSISDIPEEHIDIAKGKGIFPCDNSVLRIQNEHDWNEHHDSLSFNFEDGAVFLYRDNREKPKHLNPDEVMEIALKENSRLTPLSTTSSYSPRRERALKIYLDTE comes from the exons ATGTTAGAGAAGACATTAGGGAAGACGTTAGGGATGGTAGAGAAGAAGTTaatttcaaaagttttattaaaactgaaaCAAGTATGTT gCTACGTTGGTTTAGTCAATCAAGCAATGACTTGTTACTTGAACAGTCTTCTCCAAGCTTTATACATGACACCAGAATTTCGTAATGCACTATACAATTGGGAATATGTGGATGGTTCAGAGAAGGATGAAGCTCTAAGCATACCATATCaattacagaaattatttctcaatttaCAG ACATCTACAAGATCTGCAGTAGAAACTACATCTTTAACGAAAAGCTTTGGATGGGATTCTACCGAAGCATGGCAACAGCATGATATTCAAGAGCTTTGTAGAGTGATGTTTGATGCATTggaacaaaaattcaaaaatacgGAACAAGCAGATCTAATCAATAGACTTTATGAAG GAAAAATGATCGATTACGTTAAATGTCTTGAGTGTGGGACAGAGAAATCAAGAGAAGATACATTTCTTGATATCCCCTTACCTGTTAGACCATTTGGAAGCAATGTTGCATATAACAGTGTG GAAGAAGCAATTAGAGCATTTGTTCAATATGAAACATTGGAAGGAGCTAATCAGTATCATTgtgaaaaatgcaataaaaaatgtgatgcACATAAAGGATTAAAGTTTACGAAATTTCCATATCTATTAACATTACATCTGAAACGGTTTGACTTCGATTATAAGACTTTCCACAGAATCAAGCTTAACGAtaa AGTCACGTTCCCagacatattaaatttgaactCTTTTATCTCGTCCACGAGTCAAGAATCTCCAAGTGGTGAAGAAGACATTGGCTTAGGTATCAAATGCGATGACAGTTCCACAACAGACAGTGGTACATTAGATGATGATTGTGCGCCGTGCGACAACAGCCTTTCCAACAGTAATCATTCAGCCAGTCATGATCAAGATGATGATGaag GTATTGATATGAGCAACGGACCGTCGACATCGAATTGTACGACGCATAATCATGAAAACGAAAAGAATCGCGGTACTTATATGTTGGGAAAAGGCCCGTACATGtatgaattattttcaattatgatTCATAGCGGCAGTGCGAGCGGAGGTCATTATTATGcctatataaaagattttaggACTCAAGAATGGTTATGTTTTAATGACCAAAGTGTAACTCaa ATAACTTACGACGATATCCAGAAAACATATGGCGGTGGACCTTCGAGGGCGTATTATAGCGGTGCATATAGCAGCAGTACGAATGCTTATATGCTCATGTATAGGCAAATTGATCGTACTCGTAATACTCTACCTATGCAAACTCAAGATTTTCCACGACATATTCAG gagttattgaaaaaaatgaaggaAAGTGAAgataatgacaaaaaaaatcgTGAAAAGCAAATGTCTATACCTAGATTGAAAGTGTACTGTCATCATCCAGTAGAAGGAAAATTGATGAATGtcaaattatatgttatgCCTGATATTACATGGGCTGAAGCAACAGAGAAAGCATATAAGAAATTTGGTCTTGAAAATGTAGTGAGTCTGGATCAATGTCGTTTAGTTAGTTATGAACATAATACTGATTTAATAGAATGTAGTTACGATGATCGAGAGCATGAACCTGTTGGGTATATATGGCGTCTTTCACGTCGATTTGATTTATTGTTAGAAATTCGTCGCAAAGATCAAAAGTTTGAGACGTATTTACCAGGTG GAGTTGCAACCAAAGTATTTGTCATAGACGTAGCCCGAGAAGAAATAATTGATGGTCCGATCGATATCAGAGGTTTATTGTCACAAAGTGtcaaagaatataaacaaACCGTaggaaaaattgttaatatggATCCTAAACAAATGAAAgtaatgttacaaaaatttccGGAAACCAGGCCAGTAGAAAATGATGATAGTGATCTTCAGACTGAAGGATTTTATAACGCGAATAAAGTATTCATATCAACGATGTAtgatatagataataataaacctTTTCAAGAATCAACGGTACACAGAATAATAGAGAGTTTTAgatatgttttctttttacatgttCAGTTACCAGATACCAGTAAAg AAACATtggaagaattaaatattccaTTGTTAGATGATAAATATGAGGAAAACGAAAAGCCTGTTACTGGTCCATCTAAACTTGGCTCTATTGACTCATATTGGGACGCTAAATACAGTGAAACATTGAAAGGTACACGAGGTAACGATGATGTCACCACACGAAATATAAGTCCTCAGTTAGGGGAGGTTGAGGAATGGAATACTCCAGAACAGAGTAACAGTGAAGATAGTAGCCTTAGCGATAGTGATAAGACGTTGGTTGGTGATGCACCGGATGATATCGAAATTGAAGTAGAATCGTGGCAGTACAATCATAGGCGAAACTTTAGAGATAggcgaaaaaataaaatttcaaggcaattcgaaatagaaaattgggATGTTGATGACGAgtctgattattattttagagcTACACCATATGCAGATAGTACTCAACAAAAAC taCTTAAAGTATTAGTGGATAAAAGAATGAGATTGAGCACTTTGAAGAAAGATTTAGAACCATTTGTAGGTGTACCTGTGgagtattttaaagtttttcgtCAATCAAATTCTGGTGAATCAGAATGCAGTTGTTTGACAGAGCAGCTTAATTCATATGATGATGGTGAGAGACTTAATGTAAAACTCGGGCGAGCCTTGCGTAATGGagaatttaaagtaaaattgtatCAGCTACTGATTAACTCTATAGAG cCTTATAAATTCTTATGTGAATGGATTGTCTCGAAAGATATGACGGTTGGGCATGCGAAAAAAGAGATATTGGcagaaataaagagaaaatatgatGTAGATATACCATATGAAAAATGCCGGcttaggaaaaaatattgtaagacAGCCTCGAAAGTATTTCTGAATGAACAGAAGTTTGAGGATCTCCGATTTCATTCACAATTTGAAATGATTGTTCAAGAGCTACCAGATAAAGAGACGGTCACAGACACTAATCAGATTGTCCTGTTCGTCAGAAGGTGGCTGCCAGCAAAATTGATATTGGGacaatttcaagaaattgtCATGGATAATAGAACCGTCGAAGAACTGAAAAAGAAA ctttcCTCAATATCAGATATTCCGGAAGAGCACATAGATATAGCAAAGGGGAAAGGTATTTTTCCATGTGACAATT